One window from the genome of Amycolatopsis sp. NBC_01480 encodes:
- a CDS encoding ABC transporter permease, whose amino-acid sequence MTDLMSDPQTALPAPPKRRKTLWLRELALLPALVVVFVIGGLISDTFLTFDNVISILSAAAALSLVVLGESLVLLTGKFDLSLESTMGIAPAIGAMLVIPAASAGFGTQWPAALGLIAIPVVGALIGFVNGFLIVKLKLNAFIVTLAMLTVLRGTQIGSTNGKTLFDQLDAFTALATTTLAGLPMSVWLAALLFLLFGLGLRYHRVGRSLYAIGGNREAARAAGIRVDRISWAVFIVAGVLAAIGGLAYTGYVGALGADQGDGLILQVFAAAVIGGVSLDGGKGTLVGALTGVLLLQSVDSLLRIAQVPAEWLKAIYGGIILVALIISRYAGGKPQT is encoded by the coding sequence ATGACTGACCTGATGAGCGATCCCCAGACGGCGCTGCCCGCGCCGCCGAAGCGCCGGAAGACGCTGTGGCTGCGTGAACTGGCGCTGCTGCCCGCGCTGGTGGTCGTGTTCGTCATCGGCGGGCTGATCAGCGACACGTTCCTCACGTTCGACAACGTGATCAGCATCCTCTCGGCGGCCGCGGCGCTGTCGCTGGTGGTGCTGGGCGAATCGCTGGTGCTGCTGACCGGGAAGTTCGACCTCTCGCTCGAATCCACCATGGGCATCGCGCCGGCGATCGGGGCGATGCTGGTGATCCCGGCGGCGTCGGCCGGCTTCGGCACGCAGTGGCCCGCCGCGCTCGGCCTGATCGCGATCCCGGTGGTCGGCGCGCTGATCGGCTTCGTCAACGGCTTCCTGATCGTGAAGCTCAAGCTGAACGCGTTCATCGTCACGCTGGCGATGCTCACGGTGCTGCGCGGCACGCAGATCGGCTCCACCAACGGCAAGACGCTGTTCGACCAGCTCGACGCGTTCACCGCGCTGGCCACCACCACGCTGGCCGGGCTGCCGATGTCGGTCTGGCTGGCCGCGCTGCTGTTCCTGCTGTTCGGGCTCGGCCTGCGCTACCACCGCGTCGGGCGCTCGCTGTACGCCATCGGCGGCAACCGCGAGGCCGCGCGCGCCGCGGGCATCCGGGTGGACCGGATCTCCTGGGCGGTGTTCATCGTGGCCGGCGTGCTGGCCGCGATCGGCGGGCTCGCCTACACCGGCTACGTCGGCGCGCTCGGCGCCGACCAGGGTGACGGCCTGATCCTGCAGGTCTTCGCCGCGGCGGTGATCGGCGGCGTCTCGCTCGACGGCGGCAAGGGCACGCTGGTCGGCGCGCTCACCGGCGTCCTGCTGCTGCAGTCGGTGGACAGCCTGCTGCGCATCGCCCAGGTCCCCGCGGAGTGGCTGAAGGCGATCTACGGCGGCATCATCCTGGTCGCGCTGATCATCAGCCGCTACGCCGGCGGCAAGCCACAGACCTGA
- a CDS encoding FadR/GntR family transcriptional regulator, with amino-acid sequence MPVTDVAIDKIKDMIISGELAPGDRLPKEAELAQRLGLSRSSLREAVKALCLIRVLDVRQGDGTYVTSLEPNLLLDAMTFVVDFHRDDTVLDFLAVRRILEPAATALAALHMGEADIAELGALLDELADAPTVEALVANDLQFHRKIADGSGNPVLCSLLDSLSGPTARARIWRGLTQEGAVARTREQHTAIYEAIAAREPELARSWATVHIAGVEQWLRSTLTPAGNPAESTENAAEAEPEEPAVAAS; translated from the coding sequence ATGCCCGTCACCGATGTCGCGATCGACAAGATCAAGGACATGATCATCTCGGGAGAGCTCGCGCCGGGCGACCGGCTGCCGAAAGAGGCGGAGCTCGCCCAGCGGCTGGGGCTCTCGCGCAGTTCCCTGCGCGAGGCCGTGAAGGCGTTGTGCCTGATCAGGGTGCTCGACGTGCGCCAGGGCGACGGCACCTACGTGACCAGCCTGGAGCCGAACCTGCTGCTCGACGCGATGACGTTCGTGGTCGACTTCCACCGCGACGACACCGTGCTCGACTTCCTCGCGGTGCGCCGGATCCTCGAGCCCGCGGCCACCGCGCTGGCCGCGCTGCACATGGGCGAGGCGGACATCGCGGAGCTCGGCGCGCTGCTGGACGAGCTCGCCGACGCGCCGACGGTGGAGGCCCTGGTCGCCAACGACCTCCAGTTCCACCGCAAGATCGCCGACGGCTCCGGCAACCCCGTGCTGTGCTCGCTGCTCGACAGCCTGTCCGGCCCCACCGCGCGGGCTCGGATCTGGCGCGGGCTGACGCAGGAGGGCGCCGTCGCGCGCACGCGCGAGCAGCACACCGCGATCTACGAGGCCATCGCCGCGCGCGAGCCGGAGCTGGCGCGGTCCTGGGCGACCGTGCACATCGCGGGGGTCGAGCAGTGGCTGCGCAGCACGCTTACCCCGGCCGGGAACCCTGCCGAAAGCACCGAAAACGCCGCCGAAGCCGAGCCCGAGGAGCCCGCCGTCGCGGCCTCCTGA
- a CDS encoding L-rhamnose mutarotase: MTHASPPHSAPERVALHTRLKPGKEAEYETVHAVIPDDLDAALRRAGVRTWRIWRDGLDLFHFVEVDDFEAMRASLADDPADITWQARINLLLDAADGGADTSSGLHQVWELPVKE; this comes from the coding sequence ATGACCCACGCCTCGCCCCCGCACAGCGCCCCTGAAAGAGTGGCCCTCCACACGCGCTTGAAGCCGGGAAAAGAAGCCGAATACGAGACCGTGCACGCCGTCATCCCGGATGACCTCGACGCCGCGCTGCGCCGGGCCGGGGTGCGCACCTGGCGGATCTGGCGTGACGGGCTCGACCTGTTCCACTTCGTCGAGGTGGACGATTTCGAGGCCATGCGCGCCTCGCTCGCCGACGACCCGGCCGACATCACCTGGCAGGCCCGGATCAACCTGCTGCTGGACGCGGCGGACGGCGGCGCCGACACTTCGTCGGGGCTGCACCAGGTCTGGGAACTGCCGGTCAAGGAGTGA
- a CDS encoding aldo/keto reductase codes for MNVKLSPLGLGCAQLGNLYHAITDETAAATVSRAWAEGIRYFDTAPHYGLGLSERRLGAALASLPRDEYVLSTKVGRVLEPNAAAPGERDDQGFDVPATYRRRWDFSRDGILRSIEDSLARLGLDRIDIAYVHDPDEHFDEAVEGAFPALLELREQGVVRAIGAGMNQAPMLAEFVRRFDLDHVLMAGRYTLLNQPALDELLPLCLDRGVGVIAGGVFNGGILATAEPGEIYDYAAAPAELVEKARRIAEICARHGVELPQAALALPVSHPAVVSVVVGAHGPEQVALNVRRASAPVPAVLWTDLADAGLLRPDAVTGDPVTSGGPQ; via the coding sequence GTGAACGTGAAGCTCTCCCCGCTCGGGCTCGGCTGCGCGCAGCTGGGCAACCTCTACCACGCCATCACCGACGAGACGGCCGCCGCGACCGTGAGCCGGGCCTGGGCCGAAGGCATCCGCTACTTCGACACCGCGCCGCACTACGGGCTCGGGCTCTCGGAGCGACGGCTCGGCGCAGCGCTCGCTTCGCTCCCGCGTGACGAATATGTGCTGTCCACCAAGGTCGGCCGGGTGCTGGAGCCCAACGCCGCCGCGCCGGGCGAGCGCGACGACCAGGGCTTCGACGTGCCCGCCACCTACCGCCGCCGCTGGGATTTCAGCCGCGACGGGATCCTGCGCTCGATCGAGGACAGCCTGGCCAGGCTCGGCCTCGACCGCATCGACATCGCGTACGTGCACGATCCGGACGAGCACTTCGACGAGGCCGTCGAGGGCGCCTTCCCCGCGTTGCTGGAGCTGCGGGAGCAGGGCGTGGTCCGGGCGATCGGCGCGGGCATGAACCAGGCGCCGATGCTGGCGGAGTTCGTCCGCCGCTTCGACCTCGACCACGTGCTGATGGCCGGCCGCTACACCCTGCTGAACCAGCCGGCGCTCGACGAACTGCTGCCGCTGTGCCTGGACCGCGGCGTCGGCGTGATCGCGGGCGGGGTGTTCAACGGCGGCATCCTCGCCACCGCGGAGCCCGGGGAGATCTACGACTACGCGGCCGCGCCCGCGGAACTGGTCGAAAAAGCGCGCCGGATCGCGGAGATCTGCGCGCGGCACGGCGTCGAGCTGCCGCAGGCCGCGCTGGCCCTTCCCGTCTCGCACCCCGCCGTGGTCTCGGTCGTGGTCGGCGCGCACGGTCCCGAGCAGGTCGCGCTCAACGTCCGGCGGGCGTCCGCGCCGGTCCCGGCCGTACTGTGGACCGACCTCGCCGACGCCGGCCTGCTGCGCCCCGACGCCGTCACCGGCGACCCCGTCACTTCCGGAGGACCGCAGTGA
- a CDS encoding amidohydrolase family protein, with protein sequence MIDAHHHLWDPARRDYPWLAGAELDPIRHPYTVDDLRTVTHAAGVHATVLVQTLSDGGETEEFLATAAAEPVIAGVVGWVDLTAPDVADRLARLASLGPLVGIRHQVENEADPDWLLRDDVLRGLSAVGAAGLVYDLLVAPAQVPSAVKVAERLPELKLVLDHAGKPPIAAGEWQPWADGITALGERENVHCKLSGLVTEADWEQWQVGHLLRYADHVFRSFGARRVMFGSDWPVCELAAAYEVVLDAAVSLTGSLTDPERLEVFEYSAKRVYELS encoded by the coding sequence GTGATCGACGCGCACCACCACCTCTGGGACCCGGCGCGGCGCGACTACCCGTGGCTGGCGGGCGCGGAGCTGGACCCGATCCGCCATCCGTACACAGTGGACGATCTCCGCACGGTGACGCACGCCGCCGGCGTGCACGCGACGGTGCTCGTCCAGACCCTGTCCGACGGGGGCGAGACCGAGGAGTTCCTGGCCACTGCGGCGGCCGAGCCGGTGATCGCCGGGGTCGTCGGCTGGGTGGACCTCACCGCGCCCGACGTCGCCGATCGGCTGGCCCGCCTGGCCTCGCTGGGCCCGCTGGTCGGCATCCGGCACCAGGTTGAGAACGAGGCGGACCCGGACTGGCTGCTGCGCGACGACGTGCTGCGCGGGCTGTCGGCGGTCGGCGCCGCCGGGCTGGTCTACGACCTGCTCGTGGCCCCGGCCCAGGTGCCGTCCGCGGTGAAGGTGGCGGAGCGGCTGCCGGAGCTGAAGCTGGTGCTGGACCACGCTGGGAAGCCGCCGATCGCGGCGGGGGAGTGGCAGCCGTGGGCGGACGGGATCACCGCGCTCGGCGAGCGGGAGAACGTGCACTGCAAGCTCTCCGGGCTGGTCACGGAGGCGGACTGGGAACAGTGGCAGGTCGGGCACCTGCTCCGGTACGCCGACCACGTCTTCCGGTCGTTCGGCGCGCGGCGGGTGATGTTCGGGTCCGACTGGCCGGTCTGCGAATTGGCGGCGGCCTACGAAGTGGTGCTCGACGCGGCGGTCTCGCTCACGGGATCGCTCACGGATCCGGAGCGGCTGGAAGTCTTCGAGTACTCGGCGAAGCGCGTATACGAGCTGTCCTGA
- the shbA gene encoding RNA polymerase sigma factor ShbA, with translation MTAPPSTARTAESEIPGYTRPETLPRANGRLSKEDLDPMVRAAGHGDARAIDDLLHVLRPVVARYCRARMGGRDLSYLSADDVAQDVCMAVLKALPDYQDRGGSFLYLVHAIAANKVADAYRAVARDRSDPVPELPERPLAGNEPESHALNLDLGARLSELVTRLAPVQQEILTLRVIVGLSAAETAETLGISPGNVRVTQHRALSKLREMAQGQDL, from the coding sequence ATGACAGCACCGCCAAGCACGGCGCGCACCGCGGAGTCCGAGATCCCGGGGTATACGCGCCCCGAGACCTTGCCGCGGGCGAACGGACGGCTCAGCAAGGAAGATCTCGACCCGATGGTCCGCGCCGCGGGACACGGTGACGCGCGGGCGATCGACGACCTGCTGCACGTGCTCCGCCCCGTCGTCGCCCGTTATTGCCGGGCCCGGATGGGCGGGCGCGACCTGTCCTACCTGTCCGCCGACGACGTGGCCCAGGACGTCTGCATGGCCGTGCTCAAGGCCCTGCCCGACTACCAGGACCGCGGCGGCTCGTTCCTCTACCTGGTGCACGCCATCGCGGCCAACAAGGTCGCCGACGCCTACCGCGCCGTCGCCCGCGACCGCTCCGACCCGGTGCCCGAGCTGCCCGAGCGGCCGCTGGCCGGCAACGAGCCCGAATCCCACGCGCTGAACCTCGACCTCGGCGCCCGCCTCAGCGAGCTGGTCACCCGGCTCGCGCCCGTGCAGCAGGAAATCCTCACGCTGCGCGTCATCGTCGGCCTCAGCGCCGCCGAAACCGCCGAGACGCTCGGCATCTCCCCCGGCAACGTCCGCGTCACCCAGCACCGCGCGCTGAGCAAGCTGCGCGAGATGGCCCAGGGCCAAGACCTCTGA
- a CDS encoding GtrA family protein has protein sequence MTTTRWTPGHHVVDGAPHRHHELGGHAAWYLLAGGITTGLQAVLFLALRPEFGSQWANLTAIALTTVGNTEFHRRVTFAGRQSNAGKRHLQDLLTFAFYAGYGSIVLAVVDSLVSDPTAWEETGTLLAASFVGGIARFVLLRWWVFAGREPAAAQHS, from the coding sequence ATGACCACCACCAGGTGGACGCCCGGGCACCACGTAGTCGACGGCGCCCCGCACCGTCACCACGAGCTCGGCGGGCACGCGGCGTGGTACCTCCTCGCCGGCGGCATCACGACGGGACTGCAGGCCGTCCTCTTCCTGGCTTTGCGCCCCGAATTCGGCTCGCAGTGGGCGAATCTGACGGCGATCGCGCTGACCACGGTCGGCAATACCGAGTTCCACCGCCGCGTCACCTTCGCCGGGCGGCAGAGCAACGCCGGCAAGCGGCACCTGCAAGACCTGCTGACGTTCGCCTTCTACGCCGGATACGGCTCGATCGTGCTCGCGGTCGTCGATTCTCTGGTGAGCGACCCGACGGCCTGGGAAGAGACCGGCACCCTGCTGGCCGCCAGCTTCGTCGGCGGCATCGCGCGGTTCGTCCTGCTGCGCTGGTGGGTCTTCGCCGGCCGCGAGCCGGCCGCCGCGCAGCACAGCTGA
- a CDS encoding iron-sulfur cluster biosynthesis protein, with product MLTVTEAAAEAITALTAQQGAEESGLRFALQSMENEGAQLALSVAPAPEDGDRVVGTDGGAKVFLEPQAAELLDDKVLDVQQDETGDVAFAVLPQQSA from the coding sequence ATGCTGACCGTGACCGAAGCCGCCGCCGAGGCGATCACCGCGCTGACGGCACAACAGGGCGCCGAAGAGAGCGGACTGCGGTTCGCTCTCCAGAGCATGGAGAACGAAGGCGCGCAGCTGGCCCTCTCCGTGGCCCCCGCACCCGAAGACGGCGACCGCGTGGTGGGCACCGACGGTGGTGCCAAGGTGTTCCTGGAACCCCAGGCCGCCGAGCTCCTGGACGACAAGGTGCTGGACGTCCAGCAGGACGAAACCGGCGACGTCGCCTTCGCGGTGCTGCCGCAGCAGTCCGCCTAA
- a CDS encoding helix-turn-helix domain-containing protein, producing MPAPDEDRWPLAPDAQRDLLMNSAALRASAHPVRIRILGALRLDGPSTATALAARLGLNSGATSYHLRRLASGGLIVEDTERGTARERWWRAAHRSTFFKPGELSEEDDVAGVAYLRALALVFGERMQQAADERFQLPPQWQEATAFNDYPLLLTADEAESLLRELEGVVSRYRHIEHGRAQAPPGAEPFHVQLQAFIRPGWEVEGG from the coding sequence GTGCCTGCACCTGACGAGGACCGCTGGCCGCTGGCGCCGGACGCGCAGCGCGACCTGCTGATGAACTCGGCCGCGTTGCGCGCGTCGGCGCATCCGGTGCGGATCCGGATCCTCGGCGCCCTGCGCCTCGACGGCCCGTCCACCGCGACCGCGCTCGCTGCCCGGCTGGGCCTGAACTCGGGCGCGACGAGTTATCACCTCCGCCGGCTCGCGAGCGGCGGGCTGATCGTCGAGGACACCGAGCGGGGGACCGCGCGGGAACGGTGGTGGCGCGCCGCCCACCGGTCGACCTTCTTCAAGCCCGGCGAGCTGAGCGAGGAGGACGACGTCGCCGGCGTTGCGTACCTGCGGGCGCTCGCGCTGGTGTTCGGCGAGCGGATGCAGCAGGCGGCGGACGAGCGTTTCCAGCTGCCCCCGCAGTGGCAGGAAGCGACTGCCTTCAACGACTATCCGTTGCTGCTCACCGCCGACGAGGCCGAGTCGCTCCTGCGTGAGCTCGAGGGCGTGGTGTCCAGGTACCGCCACATCGAGCACGGCCGGGCGCAGGCACCCCCGGGCGCGGAGCCGTTCCACGTCCAGCTGCAGGCGTTCATCCGTCCCGGCTGGGAAGTCGAGGGCGGATGA
- a CDS encoding MFS transporter: MSWRPLAGVLSAQAVAWTGTRLSAIALPWFVLTTTGSATQTGVIVFAEMAPYVVAQLLSGPLIDRVGPSRISVAGDLVSMVAVALIPALFALGLLHFGLLIPLVAVVGTFRGPADAAKTVFLPDATRAARVPLERGTGIAATIERLASTVGPAVAGVVVAAVGGPYALVVTAVLFGSGALIVAFAAPRQRPPAPAEAEAEDGYFRRLRAGMAFLRQDRLLRSMAGMIAVTNLLDAAWTSVLLPVWARDSGHGPATIGLLLGVLSGCAALSALVAAGIAHRLPRRPVYLIGFLLDGFPRFLPLALGAPLEVTILVYAVCGFGSGFINPIVGAIQFERAPQAMYGRIRTLLVAVAWSGIPFGGLAGGLLVARLGLSPALLACGAVYLLVTTIPAVLPGMRDEWSRKSKQDKEVTSP; this comes from the coding sequence ATGAGCTGGCGGCCGTTGGCCGGAGTGCTGTCGGCTCAGGCCGTGGCCTGGACCGGCACCCGGCTGTCGGCGATCGCGTTGCCGTGGTTCGTGCTCACGACCACTGGCAGTGCCACGCAGACGGGCGTGATCGTCTTCGCCGAGATGGCCCCGTACGTCGTGGCGCAGCTGTTGTCCGGGCCGTTGATCGACCGGGTCGGGCCGTCCCGGATCAGCGTCGCCGGGGACCTGGTCAGCATGGTCGCGGTGGCGCTGATCCCGGCGCTGTTCGCCCTCGGCCTGCTGCACTTCGGGCTGCTGATCCCGCTGGTGGCCGTGGTCGGCACGTTCCGCGGCCCGGCCGACGCGGCGAAGACGGTGTTCCTCCCGGACGCGACCCGGGCCGCGCGGGTCCCGCTGGAACGGGGGACCGGGATCGCCGCGACGATCGAGCGGCTGGCCTCGACCGTGGGCCCGGCCGTCGCGGGGGTGGTGGTGGCCGCGGTCGGCGGCCCGTACGCGCTGGTGGTGACCGCGGTGCTGTTCGGCTCCGGTGCGCTGATCGTCGCGTTCGCCGCGCCACGGCAACGGCCGCCGGCACCCGCGGAAGCCGAGGCCGAAGACGGCTACTTCCGGCGGCTCCGGGCCGGGATGGCGTTCCTGCGCCAGGACCGGCTGCTGCGTTCGATGGCCGGGATGATCGCCGTGACCAATCTCCTCGACGCGGCCTGGACGTCGGTCCTGCTCCCGGTGTGGGCCCGCGATTCGGGGCACGGGCCGGCCACGATCGGCCTGCTGCTGGGGGTGCTGAGCGGCTGCGCCGCGCTGTCGGCGCTGGTGGCGGCGGGGATCGCGCACCGGCTGCCCCGCCGTCCGGTGTACCTGATCGGTTTTCTCCTGGACGGCTTCCCGAGGTTTCTGCCCCTGGCGCTGGGCGCGCCGCTGGAAGTGACGATCCTGGTGTACGCCGTCTGCGGGTTCGGCTCCGGCTTCATCAACCCGATCGTCGGCGCCATCCAGTTCGAGCGCGCGCCGCAGGCGATGTACGGCCGGATCCGGACGCTCCTGGTGGCCGTCGCCTGGTCGGGCATCCCGTTCGGCGGGCTGGCCGGAGGGCTGCTCGTCGCCCGGCTCGGGCTTTCGCCGGCCCTGCTGGCCTGCGGTGCGGTCTACCTGCTCGTGACGACAATCCCGGCGGTGCTGCCCGGGATGCGCGATGAGTGGTCGAGGAAAAGCAAGCAGGACAAGGAAGTCACGTCGCCCTGA
- a CDS encoding alpha/beta fold hydrolase, protein MNDSLPVVLVHGFWHGSWCWSLVAEQLAGRGIRSVAVDLEGHGLRGPAPRAATARPFDAEAFANEPSPVGQVTASSAAALLAEQVRAIGRPCLVVAHSNGGVVATALAELAPELVAGLVYVAAIVPANGEPGSYYATCPENDNDRLFKLLAADPAVVGAARIDVGDPARRDEIKAAFYADVDDRTADAAIALLNPDGPIGIPAEQLTVTPERYGRVPHSYVICTQDNAIPPAVQHRLVKEIDAVSAAPTVVTELESSHSPFLSQPAALAEVIAAKVRAT, encoded by the coding sequence ATGAACGACTCCCTGCCCGTTGTCCTGGTGCACGGTTTCTGGCACGGCAGCTGGTGCTGGAGCCTGGTGGCCGAGCAACTGGCGGGCCGGGGGATCCGGTCGGTCGCGGTTGATCTCGAAGGGCACGGGTTACGGGGTCCCGCGCCTCGCGCCGCCACGGCGCGGCCGTTCGACGCGGAGGCGTTTGCCAACGAACCGTCGCCGGTCGGGCAGGTCACCGCGTCGTCCGCGGCGGCGCTGCTGGCCGAGCAAGTGCGCGCGATCGGGCGGCCCTGTCTGGTGGTCGCGCACAGCAACGGCGGGGTGGTCGCCACCGCGCTGGCGGAACTCGCCCCCGAACTCGTGGCCGGGCTGGTCTACGTGGCCGCGATCGTGCCGGCGAACGGCGAGCCCGGCTCCTACTACGCGACCTGCCCGGAAAACGACAACGACCGGCTGTTCAAACTCCTGGCCGCCGACCCGGCGGTGGTCGGCGCGGCCCGTATCGACGTCGGCGACCCCGCCCGGCGCGACGAGATCAAAGCGGCCTTCTACGCCGACGTCGACGACCGCACCGCGGACGCCGCGATCGCCCTGCTCAACCCGGACGGGCCGATCGGGATCCCCGCCGAGCAGCTGACCGTCACCCCGGAACGCTACGGCCGCGTCCCGCACTCGTACGTGATCTGCACCCAGGACAACGCCATCCCGCCGGCGGTGCAGCACCGTCTCGTCAAGGAGATCGACGCTGTTTCGGCGGCCCCGACGGTCGTCACCGAACTCGAGTCCTCGCACTCGCCGTTCCTGTCCCAGCCCGCGGCGCTCGCCGAGGTGATCGCGGCGAAGGTCAGGGCGACGTGA
- a CDS encoding glycerate kinase, which translates to MTRVVIAPDKFKGSLTAVEAADAIALGVRDALPDADIAACPVADGGEGTLEVLENAGGRIVRLSVRGPLDEPVDARYVVLDGTAYVESARACGIEFVTPTRETSLAAHTWGVGELLSDALMHGAGRLVLTVGGTASTDGGAGMLAALGAGVLDAFDSPIGLGGGTLSRVAKVELGPARDRLGTVPVAVATDVTNPLLGPDGAAAVFGPQKGAGPEEVAALDAALGRWATALANAGTPDVSNLPGAGAGGGVAAGAIAGLGASVESGFDLIAELTGVDTALIGADLVITGEGSLDEQSLAGKAPAGIAARARLAAAPLMVLAGRIQLDAERLSGLGVVGSSALIDHAPSLDHARSHAAELLRARAGVLVREWAGRR; encoded by the coding sequence TTGACCCGTGTTGTCATCGCGCCGGACAAGTTCAAGGGCAGCCTGACGGCGGTCGAGGCGGCCGACGCCATCGCGCTGGGCGTGCGCGACGCGTTGCCGGACGCCGACATCGCCGCCTGCCCGGTCGCCGACGGCGGTGAGGGCACGCTCGAAGTGCTGGAGAACGCGGGCGGCCGGATCGTGCGGCTGTCCGTGCGGGGCCCGCTGGACGAGCCGGTCGACGCTCGTTACGTGGTGCTCGACGGCACCGCGTACGTCGAGTCGGCGCGCGCGTGCGGCATCGAATTCGTAACGCCCACGCGGGAAACCTCGCTCGCCGCGCACACCTGGGGCGTCGGCGAACTGCTGTCCGACGCGCTGATGCACGGCGCCGGCCGGCTCGTGCTGACCGTCGGCGGCACGGCGAGCACCGACGGCGGCGCGGGCATGCTGGCGGCGCTCGGCGCGGGGGTGCTGGACGCCTTCGACTCCCCCATCGGACTCGGCGGCGGCACGCTTTCCCGCGTGGCGAAGGTGGAACTGGGCCCGGCGCGCGACCGGCTGGGGACGGTGCCGGTGGCCGTCGCCACGGACGTGACGAACCCGCTGCTCGGCCCGGACGGGGCCGCGGCGGTGTTCGGGCCGCAGAAGGGCGCGGGGCCCGAGGAGGTCGCCGCGCTGGACGCCGCCCTCGGCCGCTGGGCAACGGCACTGGCGAACGCGGGCACGCCGGACGTCTCGAACCTGCCGGGCGCGGGTGCCGGCGGCGGAGTCGCGGCGGGGGCGATCGCGGGGCTGGGCGCGTCCGTGGAGTCGGGCTTCGACCTGATCGCCGAGCTGACCGGGGTGGACACCGCGCTGATCGGCGCGGACCTGGTGATCACCGGCGAGGGCTCCCTGGACGAGCAGAGCCTGGCCGGCAAGGCCCCCGCGGGGATCGCGGCCAGGGCCCGCCTCGCCGCCGCACCGCTGATGGTGCTGGCCGGGCGGATCCAACTGGACGCGGAACGGCTGTCCGGGCTGGGGGTGGTCGGCAGCAGTGCACTCATCGATCACGCGCCTTCACTCGACCACGCGCGTTCGCACGCGGCTGAGTTGTTGCGCGCCCGCGCGGGGGTCCTGGTCCGCGAATGGGCCGGGCGGCGCTGA